A stretch of Geomonas oryzisoli DNA encodes these proteins:
- the ercA gene encoding alcohol dehydrogenase-like regulatory protein ErcA, with protein MAEGLQLRKFLAPEFIFGVGARELAGRYAKNLGGRKVLVVSDPGVVKAGWTKDVTDSLDAAGVPWVLFTALTPNPKADEVMAGVALYQAEHCDALVAVGGGSPIDCAKGIGIVTSNHKHILEFEGVDMVKSPMPPLICIPTTGGTSADVSQFAIISNPRERVKIAIISKSVVPDIALIDPVTLITMDPYLTACTGLDAMTHAIEAFVSTASSSMTDLHALEALKLLSANIIPSIRNLDNEEFRSQVMMGSLQAGLAFSNAILGANHAMAHSLGGALDLAHGECNAILLDHVIDFNFDSAPERFEKIAEAFGLDLRGLPLPQKKKRLLEYVRKLKAEAGVGRTLAEVGVGRDDLKLYSEHALKDPCMATNPRRASKRDIEVVYEESL; from the coding sequence ATGGCGGAAGGTTTGCAGCTTCGAAAGTTTCTTGCTCCGGAATTCATCTTCGGCGTCGGCGCCAGGGAGTTGGCCGGACGCTACGCCAAAAACCTCGGCGGCCGCAAGGTACTGGTCGTCTCCGACCCGGGGGTGGTTAAAGCCGGCTGGACCAAGGACGTCACCGACAGTCTGGACGCCGCCGGCGTTCCTTGGGTCCTCTTTACCGCGCTCACACCCAACCCCAAGGCGGACGAGGTCATGGCGGGAGTGGCGCTGTACCAGGCGGAACACTGCGACGCCCTGGTCGCGGTCGGCGGCGGCAGCCCGATCGACTGCGCCAAGGGGATCGGCATCGTCACCTCCAACCACAAGCACATCCTCGAATTCGAGGGGGTCGACATGGTGAAGTCCCCCATGCCTCCCCTCATCTGCATCCCGACCACCGGGGGCACCTCCGCCGACGTCTCCCAGTTCGCCATCATCAGCAACCCGCGCGAGAGGGTGAAGATCGCCATCATCAGCAAATCGGTGGTGCCGGACATCGCGCTCATCGACCCGGTCACGCTGATCACCATGGATCCCTACCTCACCGCCTGCACCGGACTGGACGCGATGACCCACGCCATCGAGGCCTTCGTCTCCACCGCGAGTTCCTCGATGACCGACCTGCACGCGCTGGAGGCGCTCAAGCTCCTGTCCGCGAACATCATCCCCAGCATCCGCAACCTCGACAACGAGGAGTTCAGGAGCCAGGTGATGATGGGGAGCCTGCAGGCCGGCCTCGCCTTTTCCAACGCGATCCTCGGCGCCAACCACGCCATGGCGCACAGCCTCGGCGGCGCGCTCGACCTCGCCCACGGCGAATGCAACGCGATCCTTTTGGACCACGTCATCGACTTCAACTTCGACTCGGCTCCGGAGCGTTTCGAAAAGATCGCCGAGGCCTTCGGTCTGGACCTGCGCGGCCTCCCCCTCCCCCAGAAGAAGAAGCGCCTTTTGGAGTACGTCCGCAAGCTCAAGGCGGAGGCAGGGGTGGGGCGCACCCTGGCGGAGGTCGGCGTCGGCCGGGACGACCTGAAGCTCTACAGCGAGCACGCCCTTAAGGACCCCTGCATGGCCACCAACCCGCGTCGCGCCTCCAAGAGGGACATCGAGGTCGTCTATGAAGAATCCCTCTGA